The Sporomusaceae bacterium FL31 genome contains a region encoding:
- the rbsC_1 gene encoding ribose ABC transporter permease, whose translation MSIDARKTSDFLMQHAIYIVLIVLTVAIAVYDPRFMSVTTIRDILLQSSTRAIIALGAAFVLITGGVDLSTGRVVGLTAVLSASMLQVADYSRRFYPDMPDLPIILPILIAVLAGLLVGIINGTIVAKFSVPPFIATLGTMVMVYGVNSIYFDMKPNESQPIGGLRSDFTEIGSGAFGSSGDYSIPYIVVIALVISIIVWVIFNKTRLGKNMYAIGGNVHAAIVSGINVQRNLLYLYAIAGALYGLAGVLEAARTGGATNNYGNMYELDAIAACVVGGVSTAGGIGTVPGILAGVLIFGVINYGLTFIGINPYWQLIIKGLIIVAAVAVDIRKYLTKK comes from the coding sequence GTGAGTATTGACGCGCGAAAAACATCCGACTTTTTAATGCAGCATGCAATTTATATTGTCTTAATTGTTTTAACGGTGGCCATTGCTGTTTATGATCCTCGCTTTATGTCTGTCACTACCATCCGTGATATTCTCTTGCAATCGTCAACACGCGCTATTATTGCACTAGGTGCGGCGTTTGTACTGATTACTGGCGGCGTTGATCTTTCAACAGGCCGGGTGGTTGGGCTGACGGCAGTATTGTCGGCATCCATGCTGCAAGTTGCCGATTATTCACGGCGCTTTTATCCGGATATGCCTGATTTGCCAATCATTTTACCTATTCTGATTGCTGTTCTTGCAGGCTTGCTGGTGGGAATTATCAATGGGACTATTGTGGCAAAGTTTAGTGTTCCGCCTTTTATTGCAACGTTAGGTACGATGGTTATGGTTTATGGTGTCAATTCCATCTACTTTGATATGAAACCCAATGAATCTCAGCCAATTGGAGGGCTGAGAAGCGATTTTACTGAAATTGGATCAGGCGCATTTGGCAGTAGTGGCGATTACTCCATTCCCTACATTGTGGTTATTGCTTTAGTCATCTCGATTATTGTGTGGGTTATTTTTAATAAAACACGCTTGGGCAAAAACATGTATGCAATTGGCGGGAATGTCCACGCCGCCATTGTATCCGGTATTAATGTACAACGGAATTTATTATATTTGTATGCCATTGCCGGTGCACTTTATGGTTTGGCTGGAGTTTTAGAAGCTGCCAGAACAGGTGGAGCAACCAATAACTATGGCAACATGTATGAACTTGATGCGATTGCGGCCTGTGTTGTCGGCGGCGTTTCAACGGCAGGCGGAATTGGTACCGTTCCTGGGATCTTAGCTGGTGTATTAATCTTTGGGGTTATCAACTATGGACTAACATTTATTGGCATTAATCCGTATTGGCAGCTGATTATCAAGGGGTTGATTATCGTTGCAGCGGTTGCGGTGGATATTCGGAAATATCTAACCAAGAAATAA